A stretch of the Candidatus Neomarinimicrobiota bacterium genome encodes the following:
- the pgsB gene encoding poly-gamma-glutamate synthase PgsB gives MDVVVFSLFIMILTVIAALTGEWWVHLRALKRIPIRIHVNGTRGKSSVTRLICAGLREAGYSVLGKTTGSDPRILDLEGKDRKIHRLQKPSIGEQVRFLRYFGQFRPQAVVLECMAVQPQYQWITEQHMVKSTHSVITNARLDHVEEMGHRLRDIAMSLSNTIPFKGNLFTAEQDKLDIFNEVAAKRGTEVNAVTDHGVSHEDMIGFNHIEHPENVALSLAVCESLGIAREQALDGMRKAQPDPGALRIWDLEMDGRHFSLVNAFAANDPQSTKTIWNMIKEHPSLDHEHTCAFLNTRSDRVNRSSQLLELILDDIEPDSLFVRGDKMERFEKPYFSKVKGRVEQFSENQSAAVFVKKLLSQKGNTLIFGIGNIVGSGFQILDELKKYRVHK, from the coding sequence ATGGATGTCGTTGTATTTTCTTTGTTTATCATGATTTTAACGGTGATCGCTGCTCTCACTGGAGAGTGGTGGGTTCATCTCCGCGCCCTGAAACGAATCCCTATCAGAATACATGTCAATGGAACACGGGGTAAATCCAGTGTCACACGACTCATTTGCGCAGGTCTCAGAGAGGCAGGTTATTCTGTCCTTGGAAAGACCACTGGATCAGATCCCCGCATTCTGGATTTAGAGGGAAAAGATCGCAAAATTCACCGACTTCAGAAACCCAGTATTGGCGAGCAAGTTCGATTCTTACGTTATTTTGGACAGTTTCGCCCACAGGCAGTTGTTCTGGAATGTATGGCAGTGCAACCCCAATATCAATGGATCACCGAACAGCATATGGTGAAATCAACCCATAGTGTCATTACAAATGCCCGTCTGGACCATGTTGAAGAGATGGGACATCGTCTCCGCGACATTGCCATGTCCTTATCCAACACCATTCCCTTCAAAGGCAATCTTTTTACTGCCGAGCAGGACAAACTAGACATTTTTAATGAGGTTGCTGCCAAACGAGGCACCGAAGTGAATGCTGTCACGGATCATGGCGTCAGCCACGAAGACATGATCGGTTTTAATCATATCGAACACCCCGAAAACGTAGCTCTCTCCCTGGCTGTCTGTGAATCCCTTGGTATTGCAAGAGAACAAGCTTTGGATGGTATGCGCAAAGCTCAGCCTGACCCTGGAGCCCTACGGATCTGGGATCTGGAAATGGATGGACGCCATTTCTCTCTGGTGAATGCCTTTGCGGCCAACGATCCACAGTCTACCAAAACGATTTGGAATATGATCAAGGAGCATCCTAGTCTTGATCATGAGCATACTTGTGCCTTTTTGAATACCCGCTCTGATCGTGTAAATCGCAGCTCACAGTTATTGGAGCTGATTCTCGATGATATAGAGCCAGATTCTCTTTTTGTTCGTGGTGATAAAATGGAACGATTTGAAAAGCCGTACTTTTCCAAAGTGAAGGGCCGAGTTGAACAGTTTTCAGAAAATCAAAGTGCAGCCGTATTCGTTAAAAAATTACTTTCACAAAAAGGTAATACGCTGATTTTTGGAATTGGTAATATTGTTGGGAGTGGTTTTCAAATACTTGATGAATTAAAAAAATATCGGGTTCATAAATGA
- the pgsC gene encoding poly-gamma-glutamate biosynthesis protein PgsC, with amino-acid sequence MIEIAIGLGIILSLWLTEWLGVTAGGIIVPGYIAMYLHDPLRVIATFTISILVFLIVQGLSQFLLIYGKRRLVLSLLLGFFFGYISRNYLAVEFQALGWDFYTIGYIIPGLIASWMDRQGIVRTLSVILITASIVQLAVMLISGGVIHV; translated from the coding sequence ATGATAGAAATTGCCATCGGGTTGGGCATCATACTGAGTCTCTGGTTGACAGAATGGCTAGGGGTAACAGCAGGTGGCATTATCGTGCCTGGTTATATCGCCATGTACCTCCACGATCCATTACGAGTTATTGCCACATTCACCATTTCAATTCTGGTTTTTCTGATTGTCCAGGGGTTATCGCAATTCCTGTTGATCTATGGGAAACGCCGTTTGGTACTTTCACTCCTTTTGGGATTCTTCTTCGGCTATATCTCCAGAAATTATCTGGCAGTGGAATTCCAGGCTCTCGGTTGGGATTTTTATACCATTGGTTATATCATCCCCGGGTTGATAGCTTCCTGGATGGATCGTCAGGGGATTGTGAGAACCTTGAGTGTTATTCTCATCACTGCCAGCATAGTACAATTGGCAGTCATGCTTATCAGTGGCGGGGTGATTCATGTTTAG
- the pgsW gene encoding poly-gamma-glutamate system protein, with translation MFRPAIQRAEVLVAMAIISLVVFYTASSLTVETRQPAYDVKIAAAQRMVNAMQILKDSRGEAAVFMDDINDPNETGLIGRQFTYITTDEGDLDAKISVLDPNVAAMIVDYLTRAGVSEGDKVAVTLTGSMPGGNLAVVCALEELGLVPHILASVGASQWGANIEDFTWLDMEKVLYDTSIISFKSSAASMGGGSDVGRRLSPRGRELIQETISRNGVDFINSEDLANAVQRRMDLFSANGPIDEYKAFINVGGGAAVLGDAAYVRLIPPGLTERMQFESMRNGGVMAKFGREGVPVIHVLNIRSMFDQFDYPYAATPTPELGVGSFYASERYNPWTTALALALLLVMVVTVGLNSKRKIKHHLEKYEPDSYV, from the coding sequence ATGTTTAGGCCAGCCATACAGCGTGCAGAAGTTTTGGTAGCCATGGCTATCATTTCCCTGGTAGTCTTTTACACCGCCAGTTCCCTGACAGTCGAAACCCGTCAACCTGCCTATGATGTGAAAATTGCTGCAGCCCAGCGTATGGTCAATGCCATGCAGATCTTAAAAGATAGTCGTGGTGAAGCCGCCGTATTTATGGATGATATCAACGATCCCAATGAAACTGGCTTAATCGGTCGGCAGTTTACCTACATCACCACAGATGAGGGTGATCTGGATGCCAAAATATCAGTCCTTGACCCCAATGTTGCTGCCATGATTGTGGATTATCTTACCCGTGCAGGTGTTTCAGAAGGTGACAAAGTCGCCGTGACCTTGACCGGCTCCATGCCAGGTGGAAATTTAGCTGTTGTTTGCGCTCTTGAGGAACTGGGGCTTGTGCCACATATCCTGGCTTCGGTGGGTGCCTCCCAGTGGGGTGCTAATATTGAGGATTTCACCTGGTTGGATATGGAAAAGGTCCTCTATGACACCTCAATTATATCTTTCAAATCCAGTGCTGCAAGTATGGGTGGAGGTTCTGACGTGGGACGACGGTTGAGTCCCCGAGGTCGTGAACTCATCCAGGAAACCATCTCTAGAAATGGGGTTGATTTCATTAACAGCGAAGACTTGGCCAACGCAGTACAGCGTCGTATGGATTTATTTAGTGCCAACGGACCAATCGATGAGTACAAAGCATTTATAAATGTGGGTGGTGGTGCCGCTGTGCTTGGTGATGCAGCTTACGTGCGGTTGATTCCCCCTGGTTTAACAGAACGCATGCAGTTCGAATCCATGCGTAATGGCGGAGTCATGGCGAAATTTGGTCGTGAGGGAGTACCTGTCATTCATGTGCTCAACATTCGTTCCATGTTTGACCAATTTGATTATCCTTATGCAGCCACACCCACCCCAGAACTTGGTGTCGGTTCATTCTATGCCAGCGAAAGATACAATCCCTGGACTACCGCCCTGGCTTTGGCGCTGTTGCTAGTGATGGTGGTTACCGTAGGTCTGAATAGTAAACGTAAGATTAAACATCATTTAGAAAAATACGAACCGGACTCCTATGTTTAA